The Pricia mediterranea genome includes a window with the following:
- a CDS encoding sulfatase family protein, translating to MIRYIIPLITLLFVAGCKSDNPEETSDGKKPNILFIMADDHAIQAISAYGHPISELAPTPNIDRIAENGALFHRAYVTNSICGPSRAVILTGKHSHINGFRQNGDRFDGSQPTVPKMLQKLGYQTAITGKWHLHGYPEGFDYWNIIVDQGNYYNPDFIRQSGDTVRINGYATDIITDDAIDWLQNQRNESMPFFIMVHHKAPHRNWMPPLRYVNKYDSVQFPLPDTYFPDFKNQKAAQEQLQTIYEDMYEGHDLKMSKEYGSTELAANPWINDFVRMSPSQREAWDAAYLPENNAFWKADLHGKALDEYKGQRYIRDYMATIAAVDDGVGRLLNYLEENGLDENTLVIYTSDQGFWMGEKGWFDKRFMYEESFGTPLMVQMPGTIEAGTEIGAMVQNLDFAQTFLDFAGAPETGGEMQGESLKGLMDGSMEDSDFRDVVYYHYYDYPAFHMVKKHYGIRTDRYKLMHFYDDIDTWEFYDLEEDPRELTNSIDDPDYAEVIETMHQKLDSIQKVYKVTEKEFEQAPKQKVERAYKLFDKLRGTPIE from the coding sequence ATGATACGTTACATCATTCCCCTGATAACCCTCCTATTTGTAGCGGGATGCAAATCGGATAATCCCGAAGAAACATCCGACGGTAAAAAGCCCAACATCCTCTTTATCATGGCCGATGACCATGCCATTCAGGCCATCAGTGCCTACGGACATCCTATTAGCGAGCTCGCCCCTACCCCGAATATCGATAGAATTGCCGAAAACGGGGCCCTGTTCCACCGTGCCTATGTCACGAATTCCATCTGTGGACCCAGTCGCGCGGTGATATTGACGGGTAAACACAGCCACATCAACGGCTTCCGACAGAACGGTGACCGTTTCGACGGTAGCCAGCCTACCGTACCTAAAATGCTGCAAAAACTCGGCTATCAAACCGCGATTACGGGCAAATGGCATCTTCACGGCTATCCGGAGGGCTTCGACTATTGGAACATCATTGTGGACCAAGGAAATTATTATAATCCGGATTTTATCAGACAGAGTGGTGATACCGTCCGTATCAACGGTTACGCCACCGATATCATTACCGACGACGCCATCGACTGGTTGCAAAATCAACGCAACGAAAGCATGCCGTTCTTTATAATGGTGCACCACAAGGCCCCGCACCGAAACTGGATGCCCCCGTTGCGGTACGTCAACAAATACGATTCGGTGCAGTTTCCGTTACCGGATACCTATTTCCCCGATTTCAAGAATCAAAAAGCGGCCCAGGAACAGCTTCAGACTATTTATGAGGACATGTACGAGGGTCACGACCTCAAGATGTCAAAGGAATATGGTAGCACCGAACTGGCGGCCAACCCTTGGATAAATGATTTCGTCAGAATGTCGCCCTCTCAACGTGAGGCCTGGGACGCGGCCTACCTGCCCGAGAACAATGCCTTTTGGAAGGCGGACCTGCACGGCAAGGCACTCGACGAATACAAGGGGCAACGCTATATTCGGGACTATATGGCCACCATTGCGGCGGTGGACGATGGGGTTGGTCGACTGCTCAATTACCTAGAGGAAAACGGACTTGACGAAAATACCTTGGTCATATACACATCCGACCAAGGTTTTTGGATGGGCGAAAAGGGATGGTTCGACAAACGCTTTATGTACGAAGAATCGTTTGGCACGCCCCTAATGGTACAAATGCCCGGCACTATCGAAGCGGGAACTGAAATCGGTGCCATGGTGCAGAATTTGGATTTCGCCCAGACCTTTCTCGATTTCGCCGGAGCGCCCGAAACGGGCGGAGAGATGCAGGGGGAATCGCTAAAAGGACTTATGGATGGAAGTATGGAGGATTCCGATTTTAGGGATGTTGTCTATTACCATTACTACGACTACCCGGCCTTTCACATGGTCAAAAAACACTATGGAATCCGTACCGATCGCTACAAACTCATGCATTTTTACGACGATATCGACACTTGGGAATTCTACGACCTTGAGGAAGACCCCCGCGAGCTCACCAACAGCATCGACGACCCCGACTATGCCGAGGTAATCGAAACCATGCATCAAAAACTCGACAGCATTCAAAAAGTGTACAAGGTAACCGAAAAGGAGTTCGAACAAGCCCCAAAACAAAAAGTGGAGCGGGCCTATAAGCTGTTCGACAAATTGCGGGGGACACCTATTGAATAG